TTTGCGTCTGATTTGCTTAACAGATATTACGAGAGTCCTTCCAAAGCGCGGGTTAATGTAAACATGATGTCGAACAATGTGTTTGTTGCGATATTTTTCGAAGACGTCACGTACACTATTTTTCTCTTGCTCACTGACAATCAACGACTGTACATTTTCATCACAGTCAAGCGCATTAAAGGATAAATGTTGAGAGCTTTGCTCTAATGCATTGCATATACAAATTCCACTTTCGTTTAGTTTTAAAAAGAGTTTTGCCCTTCCATAATAAACAGTGCCATCTTTATCGGTATATTCAACTACAGTCGAATTCGTCTTACGGGTTTTTGCACTCAGGGAATAATATTTCTGACCGTCATTGCTTTCAAATCTACGATAAGCTTCAATTTCATAGTCTACTGGCAAGTTATTTGTCATGACATAAAGTCTCACCAATGTCCGTATGTTGTCATCCACTAGAGTTCTTGTATCTTTGCCGTATAAGAATCCCCCGTTTACTCTGGCAAAAGATCTACTACTTCTTGCATAGCCAGACAAACTTTGTAACAAACGCTTGCTGTTTTTAGAAATATCAGTTTTTTGAAGTACAGTTTTGGTGTAATTAGCCAAGCCAAAACATAGTCCAATCGCACATCCGATCTGCTCCATCGCATGATGAGTTCCATGTACGAGAGGTTTAATGAAGGCGTTCATACTTTCAAAAGCGAAGCAGCTATAAGCCCACAGGGGTCCTCTTCGTGACACGTAATAAGCAAGGTGTTGCAAAAGGTGGATGTTCATTGTGCATTGCGTCGGCCCATATAATATTCccattaaaagaacaaaatccTGAAGCATGCTATCAGCATGTCTTAGATCTTCATCAGATATTGAGTCGGAACACAAAATTCCTATCGCGCCCACAAGCAACGACCAGTGAAAAGCATAAAGCgtattcagtttgtttctcaagACCGCCACCGAATAGTGCAACAGCCAATTCTTTAGTTCTGTGGCTTTCCAGTATTTCATAGCTTCTAATGATCTGGGCAATCTTCCGACAATGTCTGGCGGCTTAATCGATAGAAGTTGACGTGAGATGGATGCCTTCTTCGCTCCTAGGTAAAAAGGCTTGTCTCTGTTTCCATCTGACATTTGTAGCTGCATAATGTACTTAACAACTCCGAGACAAACACAATGCATCCAATCGATTGCAAACGATCGAATTAGATCAAAAGGATACAGCAGTTTTGCGAAGATGGAGTGCCCTTTCACTCCCATGACTGCATTCCTCGGAGTGGCCTTTGACGCATATGCCAACTGGTCTTCGTGAGTCCTTTTCtcaaggttttgttgaaaaggCCAGCATCTGTGGATGTTGTTGGGTCCATAACCTCTTCCTTCTGACTTGCAAAGGTGGCAAGCACATTTGCCATTGAAGCGTTTCATGTTCATCAAGTCTGCGCGGGCAGGCAAATCCGCTGTCGTCACGAAAAGCATGCACCGAACATTTATATTTCCATGTGCACTGTCTGGTACATCAATTCCGCGATTATTTAAGGAATTGAGCTTCTCGATGAGCGGATTTAAAAAAGTTAGCATATTTGGATCCTGTTTGTCACAGTAAATGTACGCAGGAATGAGAAACTTTCTTTTAAATCGGCGTTCCTTTGGAAGCTCATTGATCATGATGTAAACAGGCCACAAATGACCAGCACGGGAAGAAGAATACTTGTTGACTCCATCAGTGTTAATAGTGAAGGAAATGTTATGTGACTGTGAAAGAAAACCTCCTGGGTGTAAGAAGTTTTTGTAATCCATTCCATGGAAGATATCACGAATACTGCAAGTGCTTACTCCACGCTTTATTTGCTCCTTGCCTTGTTTTAGTAACGTCAAGAATTCCGAATCGCGGAAAAGATCTTTAATCTTCTCTTCGAAATGCAAATCTAAAAAACTTGACAGAGCCGCTCCTTTGCAACTGTCATTTGGGCATCGATCTTTAACTTGTTGTAGACAATTTGAACAGTAATTAATCTTTGTTGGTTCCTTGGATCCAAAATAGTCCTTCATGAACAATTTCATTTTATAAACTGACTGAAACGTTCTTCGACACTGCTCTCCCAGAAGAGCTGTTAGCAATCGAAGTAGATCTGCCCAGGCTGCTTTACTCAAGTTGTGCTTGAGAACAAAACTGACAATTAAAACAAAGGacaggatttttgatattttgctACCTCGATATAGCGGTTCCTCTTCTTGTGATTGCGAAATTTCAAGTTCCTGGTGTAAGTTCACCCCTTCGGACTCTTCGAAGTCTTCACTTTCAGAAGGTCGAGATGAGTCGCCTTCACTTAACGAAGATGATTCCTCACTTTCATCCGTAAAAGAAGTGGCATCGAGGGTAGCGCCATCGTCTTCTGAGCCGGCGTGATGAAGGGAAAATTCGTTACAAACTGCATTAGTCCCAAAGTCACAGTTGTCACAATTATCGCTGGTTGTTTCACACGCAGCAGAATATGTTGAAACACCAGAGGAGTTTGCCACGGTAGCATGATACCTCTTCAGCTGTCTGCTAGGATTTTCTTGATCTGTAAATGATCTGTATTTCCTTTTCTGCTTATCCTTTGTTCTTCTATAATAGTATTGGAGCTgtttggaaaatttttttggttgGACTTTGTGTTGAGCGGAAAGAAGGTGCAGTTCTTCCTCACCACTAGAACTCGATAAACTTTCGTAATCATCCATACTTGACTCAGAACTGCAAATTATCCTGTTTAAACCGGTGTTCTAAAAACGCACCCTTTCATGTAACCGTATACTTGTCTGTCATCACTTATCATTTAACAATCACAAAAAGAGTCCCTTTActggggactctgtaaagtgcggatgcggacggcggatgcggacggcggacggcggatgcggacttcggacaattataaaataagaaagataagaaacgaccgaagtttcagctcctttcatttacgtacaattgcgtgcaacttatATGCATGCGAGCTGGTTTTAATTCAAAAGTaacaagtaccaaaacatcttgacctaaaaggtcgcctcatatctgggacattatgcaaaacaaatttagGTTTAAGAGTCTTACAACGCAGACCGCTTGCAACTTTGTTAATGCCATGTTATCGGCCGAAGTTTCTTGTAGCTCTTCACAAAAGTATCCTTGTCCTTGGgtagaataacaatgtatttccaaCGCTAGCAATGAAACAACTCCATCATCACGTCACTCCAGTTTCTTTTTGCGCTCGGATATCCACTCACGCCATCCAAAAATAAAGATCACCATCGTGGTTTAAGTCATGAATCTGGATGGTTAATAAACAACCTCGTCGCCAAGATTCATTCACACAATACTCACACGAAAATGTGTTTCACCCAAATTTCACAGAGCTTTGTATGGAGACGAATGGCGGCCGTTAAGCAGCAGAAACAGTTTTGATATTTATAAGAAAAAATATCTCTTGAGAACATTGCTagcaaaaacatgagccataattACTCGTTTGACCTATGGGTCACTTTtttattgtcacgcaacgcataaacgtccacaataacataataacaataacaaaaatgatcaaaaaacaGTCACGAgccgaaaaacagatgaatacacAACAATATGGCACAAAACCGATAATACAGATcctctcctctgatagcgaaagcTTGAAGTGAATTCTAGATTACGACATGTGACATGGTTCACCAATCTTCAGAAAAGCCGAAGTGCTGCCTGGGTGGTTATACATTCCAcatgttttactgtatgccatTCGAAAAGCAGCTTGAGGTTCTAGTGAAATgttgccaatttcaaactatatCTAGCGCGACGccataagttttcatttttattaacgCAATTACTATTTCTATTTTCTGTCGTTTTTCATTAGTAGTTtgtcatataatttttttttgatattttcaatatcttttttaatttttttgtctctcttttcttgtccgtccgccgtccgcatccgccgtccgcatccgccgtccgcatccgcactttacagagtccccttTTACTGAGCTATTCACGCGATCATCAACCTAGTCGGACTTAGAGAAATAAGGAGTAACTGTAAAACATGACGATTTAGTATTTTGATGTAATATCTACCTAAGTTGAAAACCAATCTTTCCTTTGATTTAATTTGTCAACTTTCTTTACATGATTAAAAGAACGAACGAAATGCAATTAATACGCGTGGGTGCCACATAATGAGTTCCGTCTCTAGTGACATAAAAGTATTCCTGAGAGCATTCAGGCTCGCCGACAAATGGCC
This window of the Acropora muricata isolate sample 2 chromosome 14, ASM3666990v1, whole genome shotgun sequence genome carries:
- the LOC136898144 gene encoding uncharacterized protein, which encodes MDDYESLSSSSGEEELHLLSAQHKVQPKKFSKQLQYYYRRTKDKQKRKYRSFTDQENPSRQLKRYHATVANSSGVSTYSAACETTSDNCDNCDFGTNAVCNEFSLHHAGSEDDGATLDATSFTDESEESSSLSEGDSSRPSESEDFEESEGVNLHQELEISQSQEEEPLYRGSKISKILSFVLIVSFVLKHNLSKAAWADLLRLLTALLGEQCRRTFQSVYKMKLFMKDYFGSKEPTKINYCSNCLQQVKDRCPNDSCKGAALSSFLDLHFEEKIKDLFRDSEFLTLLKQGKEQIKRGVSTCSIRDIFHGMDYKNFLHPGGFLSQSHNISFTINTDGVNKYSSSRAGHLWPVYIMINELPKERRFKRKFLIPAYIYCDKQDPNMLTFLNPLIEKLNSLNNRGIDVPDSAHGNINVRCMLFVTTADLPARADLMNMKRFNGKCACHLCKSEGRGYGPNNIHRCWPFQQNLEKRTHEDQLAYASKATPRNAVMGVKGHSIFAKLLYPFDLIRSFAIDWMHCVCLGVVKYIMQLQMSDGNRDKPFYLGAKKASISRQLLSIKPPDIVGRLPRSLEAMKYWKATELKNWLLHYSVAVLRNKLNTLYAFHWSLLVGAIGILCSDSISDEDLRHADSMLQDFVLLMGILYGPTQCTMNIHLLQHLAYYVSRRGPLWAYSCFAFESMNAFIKPLVHGTHHAMEQIGCAIGLCFGLANYTKTVLQKTDISKNSKRLLQSLSGYARSSRSFARVNGGFLYGKDTRTLVDDNIRTLVRLYVMTNNLPVDYEIEAYRRFESNDGQKYYSLSAKTRKTNSTVVEYTDKDGTVYYGRAKLFLKLNESGICICNALEQSSQHLSFNALDCDENVQSLIVSEQEKNSVRDVFEKYRNKHIVRHHVYINPRFGRTLVISVKQIRRKCVLIDILTNVWIISRFPNIIEHN